In a single window of the Methylocystis echinoides genome:
- a CDS encoding helix-turn-helix transcriptional regulator — protein sequence MKQAERAFREFIDAVYVANTMDEFHRVGEGAARALGFQWFCYFEGGDGLPTLLTSFPKRWLDRYRGEQYQEIDPVLRQARRIGPAFTWDARDSAEARSACERRFFADALAFDIRAGVTVPIAAGYGRFAAFTLAADDRVSEFERLAENSNNLLQMMGFTYHAHVKARMSEPAESAGDSASLTIRERQCLGWASAGKTMQEMATILGVTPRVVKFHLDNGRKKLGASTLPHAVALALRQELLP from the coding sequence ATGAAACAGGCTGAAAGAGCATTTCGTGAGTTCATTGACGCGGTGTACGTTGCGAACACCATGGATGAATTCCATCGCGTCGGAGAAGGCGCTGCGCGGGCGCTCGGTTTTCAGTGGTTCTGTTATTTTGAAGGAGGGGACGGCCTCCCTACCCTTTTGACGTCCTTTCCAAAGCGCTGGTTGGATCGCTATCGCGGCGAGCAATATCAAGAAATCGATCCTGTCCTGCGCCAGGCGCGCAGGATCGGCCCTGCATTTACCTGGGACGCGCGCGATAGCGCGGAGGCCAGGTCGGCGTGTGAACGCCGTTTCTTTGCTGATGCCCTTGCCTTCGACATTCGGGCTGGGGTGACCGTCCCGATTGCTGCCGGTTACGGCCGCTTCGCCGCGTTCACGTTAGCAGCTGACGACCGCGTTTCCGAGTTCGAGCGTCTCGCGGAAAACTCCAACAATCTGCTGCAAATGATGGGCTTCACTTACCATGCTCACGTAAAGGCCAGAATGTCCGAGCCAGCGGAGTCCGCCGGGGACAGCGCCTCGCTGACAATCCGAGAGCGGCAGTGCTTGGGATGGGCGTCTGCGGGCAAGACGATGCAAGAGATGGCGACGATTTTGGGGGTCACGCCGCGGGTGGTGAAGTTTCATCTCGACAATGGCCGGAAGAAACTCGGCGCATCGACTCTGCCGCACGCCGTCGCCCTCGCCCTTCGTCAAGAGTTGCTGCCATAG
- a CDS encoding TOBE domain-containing protein — protein sequence MKLSARNVLEGTVKEIKKGATTAHVLIDVKGITITASITNESVDELGLHVGGKAKAIIKSSEVIVGVD from the coding sequence ATGAAACTTTCGGCGCGTAACGTTCTCGAAGGGACCGTCAAGGAAATCAAAAAAGGCGCAACCACCGCTCACGTTCTCATTGACGTGAAAGGCATCACAATCACCGCGTCAATCACTAACGAGTCGGTGGACGAACTCGGCTTGCACGTCGGCGGCAAAGCCAAGGCTATCATCAAGTCTTCCGAGGTGATTGTCGGAGTTGATTAA
- a CDS encoding SOS response-associated peptidase: MCNLYSMTKGQQAIREMARAMHDRTGNLPPFPAIFPDYAAPLIRNGPDGRELTLARWGMPSPVFALKGRKCDSGVTNVRNVKSPHWRGWLGLENRCIVPFTSFSENEALPDGTHPTVWFALDETRPLAFFAGIWTRWTSVRKVKEGETTNDLFAFLTTEANKLVGAVHPKAMPVILTKREEIDLWMTAPAEEALRLQRPLADDVLMIVARGGKQDEGGLAA; encoded by the coding sequence ATGTGCAACCTGTATTCGATGACCAAGGGGCAACAAGCGATCCGCGAGATGGCCCGCGCGATGCATGATCGGACCGGCAATCTGCCGCCCTTCCCCGCTATCTTCCCCGATTACGCAGCGCCGCTCATTCGAAACGGCCCCGACGGGCGCGAATTGACCCTGGCGCGATGGGGGATGCCATCACCTGTCTTCGCGTTGAAGGGGAGGAAGTGCGATTCCGGCGTCACCAATGTCCGCAACGTCAAGTCTCCGCATTGGCGGGGTTGGCTCGGGCTCGAGAACCGCTGCATCGTGCCCTTCACCAGCTTCTCAGAAAACGAGGCGCTCCCCGACGGCACGCATCCGACGGTCTGGTTCGCCCTCGACGAGACGCGGCCACTCGCGTTCTTCGCCGGAATTTGGACTCGGTGGACCTCGGTGCGCAAAGTGAAGGAAGGCGAGACGACGAACGACCTCTTCGCGTTTCTGACGACAGAAGCCAACAAGCTCGTCGGCGCGGTTCATCCGAAGGCGATGCCTGTCATCTTGACGAAGCGGGAGGAAATTGACCTTTGGATGACCGCGCCCGCCGAGGAGGCGCTCCGGCTGCAGCGGCCGCTCGCTGATGACGTTCTCATGATCGTAGCGAGGGGCGGAAAGCAAGACGAGGGAGGCCTCGCAGCCTGA
- the recD2 gene encoding SF1B family DNA helicase RecD2, whose product MTAPQRTPPERAGEVLAGIVERVTFHNEENGFCVLRVKARGHRDLVTVVGHAATISAGEWITVTGEWVNDRNHGQQFKARFLKTSAPTTAEGIEKYLASGMIRGIGPAYAKRMVKAFGDRVFDVIEAEPNRLKEVDGIGPIRAQRIVSAWAEQKVVREIMVFLHSHGVGTARAVRIFKTYGADAVQVMTENPYRLARDIRGIGFKTADAIAMKLGIEKTAMIRVRAGISYALTEAMDEGHCGLPIDKLLPLAGELLEVPQQLVRTALDLELGEGVVVRDQVAETDCVFLTGLYRAEQTIAQRLQTLLNGKLPWPWIDPTKALPWIEQKTGLALAERQNEAIRLALMTKVLVITGGPGVGKTTIVNSILRILAAKGVKLLLCAPTGRAAKRMTEATGFEAKTIHRLLEVDPKNGGFKKNDDNPIDCELLVVDEASMVDVMLMQALLKALPDDAALLVVGDIDQLPSVGPGQVLADIIQSGAVPVVRLTEVFRQAAQSRIILAAHNINKGIVPDLRRPPSDSDFYFVAAAEPEKAVSTIVNLVKRRIPERFGFDPIRDIQVLCPMNRGGVGARSLNVELQSALNPAGEKKVERFGWTFAPKDKVMQIENDYDKEVYNGDVGYVEDLDADTGELTANFDGRSVTYEFGELDTLVPAYAATIHKSQGSEYPAVVIPVMTQHYTMLQRNLIYTGITRGKKLVVLVGQAKAVAIAVKNVSGRRRWTKLREWLAKPCSSIPPMSVA is encoded by the coding sequence ATGACCGCCCCACAACGCACCCCGCCAGAGCGAGCCGGAGAGGTTCTCGCCGGAATTGTCGAGCGCGTGACGTTCCACAATGAGGAGAATGGCTTCTGCGTCTTGCGCGTGAAGGCGCGCGGTCATCGCGACCTTGTCACCGTCGTCGGCCACGCCGCGACGATTTCCGCTGGGGAATGGATCACGGTCACTGGCGAGTGGGTCAACGACCGAAACCATGGCCAGCAATTCAAGGCCCGGTTCCTGAAAACATCGGCCCCAACGACCGCCGAGGGAATTGAGAAATATCTCGCCTCCGGGATGATCCGGGGAATCGGGCCGGCCTACGCCAAGCGCATGGTCAAGGCATTCGGCGACAGGGTCTTCGACGTCATTGAAGCCGAGCCCAATCGGCTGAAAGAGGTCGACGGCATTGGCCCGATCCGGGCCCAGCGCATCGTTTCGGCCTGGGCCGAACAAAAAGTCGTGCGGGAGATCATGGTGTTCCTTCACAGTCACGGCGTCGGCACCGCGCGGGCTGTCCGGATCTTCAAGACCTATGGCGCCGACGCCGTGCAGGTGATGACGGAGAACCCCTATCGCCTCGCCCGCGATATTCGCGGGATCGGCTTCAAGACGGCGGACGCCATCGCCATGAAACTCGGCATCGAGAAGACTGCGATGATCCGCGTGCGCGCGGGAATTTCCTACGCCCTCACCGAAGCGATGGATGAAGGCCACTGCGGGCTGCCAATCGACAAGCTGCTGCCGCTCGCGGGAGAACTCCTCGAAGTCCCCCAACAGTTGGTTCGGACGGCCTTGGACCTGGAGCTTGGCGAAGGCGTCGTCGTGCGAGACCAGGTAGCCGAGACCGATTGCGTTTTTCTGACCGGCCTCTACCGCGCCGAACAGACGATTGCCCAGCGGTTGCAGACTCTCCTGAACGGCAAGCTGCCGTGGCCGTGGATCGATCCAACCAAGGCCCTCCCCTGGATCGAGCAGAAAACCGGTTTGGCGCTGGCGGAACGCCAGAATGAAGCCATTCGCCTGGCTTTGATGACGAAGGTCCTCGTCATCACCGGCGGTCCGGGCGTCGGAAAGACAACGATCGTCAACTCCATCCTGCGCATTCTGGCGGCGAAGGGCGTCAAGCTTCTTCTTTGCGCGCCCACTGGCCGCGCCGCAAAGCGCATGACGGAGGCGACGGGCTTCGAGGCAAAGACGATTCACCGCCTCCTCGAAGTCGATCCAAAAAACGGCGGGTTCAAGAAGAACGACGACAACCCGATCGACTGCGAACTGCTCGTCGTCGACGAAGCCTCCATGGTCGACGTGATGCTGATGCAAGCGCTGCTCAAGGCCTTGCCCGATGACGCTGCATTGCTGGTTGTCGGTGATATTGACCAGTTGCCTTCTGTCGGCCCTGGACAGGTCCTCGCCGACATCATTCAGTCTGGCGCCGTTCCCGTTGTGCGCCTGACTGAAGTATTTCGGCAGGCGGCCCAGAGCCGGATCATCCTGGCGGCCCATAACATCAATAAGGGGATCGTGCCGGATCTCAGGCGACCGCCAAGTGACAGCGATTTTTATTTCGTCGCAGCGGCAGAGCCCGAAAAAGCCGTATCCACGATCGTCAATCTCGTGAAACGTCGCATACCAGAACGTTTCGGTTTTGATCCGATCCGCGACATTCAGGTTCTTTGTCCGATGAACCGTGGCGGCGTCGGCGCTCGCTCGCTGAATGTCGAACTTCAATCCGCGCTAAACCCTGCAGGCGAGAAGAAAGTGGAGCGCTTTGGTTGGACATTCGCGCCCAAAGACAAAGTCATGCAGATCGAGAACGACTATGACAAAGAGGTCTACAATGGCGACGTCGGTTATGTAGAGGACCTCGACGCTGACACGGGAGAGCTCACAGCGAATTTCGATGGCCGCTCCGTCACATACGAGTTCGGCGAACTCGATACGCTTGTTCCTGCCTATGCCGCGACAATCCACAAGTCTCAAGGGTCCGAATATCCAGCTGTCGTCATTCCCGTCATGACGCAGCATTACACCATGCTCCAGCGCAATCTGATTTACACTGGGATAACGCGAGGGAAAAAACTGGTGGTGCTAGTCGGCCAGGCCAAAGCGGTGGCGATCGCGGTGAAGAATGTGTCCGGTCGTCGGCGCTGGACAAAACTTCGGGAATGGCTCGCGAAGCCATGCTCCTCGATCCCGCCGATGAGCGTGGCATGA
- a CDS encoding ATP-dependent helicase, with product MAYLEKLNPKQRQAVEHGVIEKSCAPGGPLLVIAGAGSGKTNTLAHRVAHLIVNGADPRRILLMTFSRRAAAEMTRRVEHICAEALGASAGILTNGLAWAGTFHGVGARLLREYAGEIGLNPDFTIHDREDAADLMNLVRHGLGFSKTESRFPTKGTCLAIYSRSVNEELPLDDVLESFFPWCAGWSAQLRELFAAYVEAKQAQNVLDYDDLLLYWAQTLGEPALAEDIGGRFDHVLVDEYQDTNRLQSSILLAMKPEGRGLTVVGDDAQSIYSFRAATVRNILDFPNAFTPPADIVTLDRNYRSTEPILAAANGVIDLASERFTKNLWTERQSGEKPRLVTVPDEADQARYVVERVLEDREIGAHLKQQAVLFRASHHSGSLELELTRRNIPFVKFGGLKFLDSAHVKDMLALLRFAQNPRDRVAGFRLMQLLPGVGPASAQRVLDLIAEQPDPLSSLSEIPAPPRSGDDWAGFVETLQYLRTGKAGWPAEIASARHWYEPHLERIHEDAATRLADLLQLEQMAAGYPSRERFLTELTLDPPDATSDQAGAPLLDEDYLILSTIHSAKGQEWKSVFVLNVVDGCIPSDLGAGSTAEIEEERRLLYVAMTRAKDNLHLITPQRFFTHGQHPQGDRHVYASRTRFIPEALLRHFECVTWPRASSASGERQGARRMRVDVGARMRAMWR from the coding sequence GTGGCCTACCTCGAAAAACTCAACCCTAAACAGCGGCAGGCCGTCGAACACGGCGTCATCGAAAAGAGCTGTGCGCCGGGCGGGCCACTCCTCGTCATCGCAGGGGCTGGGTCAGGCAAGACTAACACGCTCGCCCATCGCGTCGCGCATCTGATCGTCAACGGCGCCGATCCGCGTCGCATCCTGCTGATGACCTTCTCCCGTCGGGCGGCGGCCGAGATGACGCGGCGCGTCGAGCACATCTGCGCAGAGGCGTTGGGAGCCAGCGCCGGGATCCTGACCAACGGGCTCGCCTGGGCGGGGACGTTTCACGGGGTCGGCGCTCGCCTGTTGCGCGAGTACGCCGGTGAGATTGGGCTTAACCCCGATTTCACAATCCATGATCGGGAGGACGCCGCCGATCTGATGAATCTCGTTCGGCACGGGCTCGGCTTCTCGAAGACGGAGAGCCGCTTCCCAACCAAGGGAACTTGCCTCGCCATCTATTCCCGCTCCGTCAACGAGGAGCTGCCGCTCGACGACGTTCTCGAAAGTTTCTTTCCTTGGTGCGCTGGTTGGAGCGCTCAGCTGCGCGAGTTGTTCGCAGCCTATGTCGAGGCCAAGCAGGCGCAGAACGTTCTCGATTACGACGACTTGTTGCTCTATTGGGCGCAGACCCTGGGCGAGCCGGCGCTCGCGGAGGACATTGGCGGAAGGTTCGATCACGTCCTTGTCGACGAATATCAGGACACGAACCGCCTCCAGTCCTCGATCCTGCTGGCGATGAAGCCCGAAGGGCGCGGCCTCACCGTCGTGGGCGACGACGCTCAGTCGATCTATTCCTTCCGCGCCGCGACCGTGCGCAACATCCTCGATTTTCCCAACGCCTTCACCCCTCCCGCCGACATTGTCACGCTCGACCGCAACTATCGCTCGACGGAACCGATCCTCGCCGCCGCGAACGGCGTGATCGATCTCGCGAGCGAGCGTTTCACCAAGAACCTCTGGACGGAACGCCAATCAGGGGAAAAGCCTCGGCTCGTCACCGTGCCCGACGAGGCCGACCAGGCCCGCTACGTCGTCGAGCGCGTCTTGGAGGACCGGGAGATCGGCGCACACCTGAAACAACAGGCGGTGCTGTTCCGCGCCTCTCATCACAGCGGCTCGCTTGAACTGGAGCTGACCCGCCGCAACATTCCCTTCGTCAAGTTCGGCGGCCTAAAATTCCTCGACAGCGCCCACGTCAAGGACATGCTCGCCCTGCTGCGGTTTGCGCAGAATCCGCGCGACCGCGTCGCCGGCTTTCGCCTCATGCAGCTTCTGCCGGGCGTCGGTCCGGCGTCGGCGCAACGAGTCCTCGACCTGATAGCGGAGCAGCCCGACCCGTTGTCCTCTCTCTCGGAAATCCCCGCGCCGCCGCGCTCCGGCGATGATTGGGCTGGGTTTGTCGAAACGCTCCAGTATTTGCGCACGGGCAAGGCCGGCTGGCCCGCCGAAATCGCAAGCGCCCGCCACTGGTACGAACCGCATCTCGAGCGCATTCACGAAGATGCGGCGACGCGCCTGGCCGACCTCCTGCAACTCGAACAGATGGCGGCAGGTTACCCCTCGCGGGAGCGCTTCCTCACCGAATTGACGCTCGACCCGCCGGACGCCACGAGCGACCAGGCCGGCGCGCCGCTTCTCGACGAGGATTATCTGATCCTGTCCACCATCCATTCGGCCAAAGGACAGGAATGGAAATCGGTCTTCGTCCTCAACGTCGTCGACGGCTGCATCCCCTCGGACCTCGGCGCTGGATCGACGGCCGAAATCGAAGAGGAGCGGCGGCTGCTCTATGTGGCCATGACGCGGGCGAAGGACAATCTGCATCTCATCACGCCACAGCGCTTTTTCACCCATGGACAGCACCCGCAAGGCGATCGCCACGTGTATGCGTCGCGAACGCGCTTCATCCCAGAAGCTTTGCTGCGCCATTTCGAATGCGTGACGTGGCCGCGGGCTTCGTCCGCCTCGGGCGAGCGGCAGGGCGCAAGACGGATGCGCGTGGATGTCGGCGCCAGAATGCGCGCCATGTGGCGATAA
- a CDS encoding TrbC/VirB2 family protein: MPSLRKSSAFFCITLVLSIGLMEPAFAQTANLEGVLQNIVNMLTGNVARLLATLAVIIVGIAWMFGHLDLRKAAYVVLGVAIVFGASEVVSTLTGGH; this comes from the coding sequence ATGCCTTCTCTTCGTAAGTCTTCGGCGTTCTTTTGCATAACCCTCGTTCTCAGCATTGGCCTCATGGAGCCGGCGTTTGCGCAAACGGCCAATCTCGAGGGCGTGTTGCAAAACATCGTCAATATGCTGACCGGCAACGTCGCGCGCCTGTTGGCGACGCTCGCGGTCATCATCGTCGGCATCGCCTGGATGTTCGGCCATCTCGATCTGCGCAAGGCCGCCTATGTCGTGCTCGGGGTCGCCATCGTCTTCGGGGCTTCCGAGGTAGTTTCGACTCTTACCGGGGGGCACTGA
- a CDS encoding type IV secretion protein yields the protein MDAAAFAALLERCAPGAAAKPLTAIVRQASAFEPLLITIEGRKPIHIQAASLDEGVQLATEATVTGQNVRLGLAQLGSDERKRAGLTISASLDACKHVAGLQALYNARLEAALTRAGDPEKAAASVIASFLSHSSHVAPDAPSRPSTVEPESGGAAVEQSRVETQPTQPPTSLDVYRSGRGASLFVYER from the coding sequence ATGGACGCCGCTGCTTTTGCCGCTCTTCTCGAACGCTGCGCGCCAGGAGCAGCCGCTAAACCGCTGACCGCAATCGTGCGCCAAGCGAGCGCATTCGAGCCGCTGCTGATCACCATTGAGGGGAGGAAGCCGATCCACATTCAGGCCGCCAGCCTCGACGAAGGCGTTCAGCTGGCGACTGAAGCGACGGTCACCGGGCAAAATGTGCGCCTTGGTCTCGCTCAACTCGGTTCCGATGAACGGAAGCGAGCTGGGCTGACGATCTCAGCCAGCTTAGACGCTTGCAAACATGTCGCTGGGCTTCAAGCATTGTACAATGCGCGACTCGAGGCGGCGCTTACAAGAGCGGGTGATCCAGAGAAGGCGGCAGCATCCGTGATCGCGAGCTTTCTCAGCCATTCTTCCCACGTCGCGCCTGATGCTCCTTCGCGCCCAAGCACTGTCGAGCCTGAAAGCGGAGGAGCAGCCGTGGAACAATCTCGGGTCGAAACTCAGCCCACCCAGCCGCCTACGAGCCTCGACGTTTATCGCTCCGGACGCGGCGCTTCGTTGTTCGTCTACGAGCGCTAA
- a CDS encoding type IV secretion system protein VirB3, producing MEPSRLTEDTLFLACTRPAMIAGVTMEAMAFNMIFSCILFLAAGSILYGLVALPIHGVNRVICRHDPNMFRILLAWLETRGRMRNAAFWGGSSCTPLRLVRPYRAKGFAHA from the coding sequence ATGGAGCCGTCTCGCCTCACGGAAGACACGCTGTTTCTCGCCTGCACGCGCCCAGCGATGATCGCTGGGGTCACCATGGAGGCGATGGCGTTCAATATGATTTTTTCTTGCATCCTTTTCCTTGCAGCAGGCAGCATCCTCTATGGCTTGGTCGCGCTGCCCATCCACGGCGTCAACCGGGTTATCTGCCGGCACGATCCCAATATGTTCCGCATTCTTCTCGCTTGGCTCGAGACGCGCGGGCGGATGCGCAACGCGGCGTTTTGGGGCGGCTCCTCTTGCACGCCGCTACGCCTCGTCCGGCCGTATCGAGCGAAGGGCTTCGCCCATGCGTAA
- a CDS encoding 3'-5' exonuclease codes for MTALVVFDIEAVPDLEVGRRLLGQPEDAPDADVRRMLGERYARDGQDPTTAFLKTPMYRIVSIAALYAKREEGGGPWTLSQFGSRSIAERSEAELLLGFVKSLPVDGRGTGPVLVTFGGNGFDLPLLRYRSFALGVPLPGLYNGGRRNYWHRFGLDHIDLCDVLSTYGASTKPSLAEMAALANIPVKIGGVDGSQVEALVTAGQLAEVADYCLTDVIATYCVFLRYEMARGDLRQAHFDASMDNLRSTIQRHIEQRPLLSAFL; via the coding sequence ATGACCGCGCTAGTTGTCTTCGATATTGAAGCTGTTCCCGATCTTGAGGTCGGCCGGCGTCTGCTCGGCCAGCCGGAAGACGCGCCCGACGCCGACGTCAGGCGCATGCTCGGGGAACGCTACGCGCGCGATGGCCAGGATCCGACGACCGCCTTCTTGAAGACGCCGATGTATCGGATCGTCTCTATCGCCGCCCTCTATGCGAAGCGGGAAGAGGGGGGCGGCCCGTGGACTTTGAGCCAGTTCGGTAGTCGATCGATCGCCGAGAGAAGCGAGGCTGAATTGTTGCTCGGCTTCGTCAAAAGCCTGCCGGTAGACGGACGCGGCACGGGCCCCGTGCTTGTGACTTTCGGCGGCAACGGTTTCGACCTTCCATTGCTACGTTACCGGTCGTTCGCTCTCGGAGTGCCTCTGCCTGGGCTCTACAATGGGGGCCGTCGAAACTATTGGCATCGCTTCGGCCTGGATCACATCGACCTATGCGACGTCCTGTCGACTTACGGCGCATCGACCAAGCCCAGTCTTGCCGAGATGGCGGCGTTGGCGAACATTCCCGTAAAGATCGGCGGCGTCGACGGCAGTCAGGTTGAGGCGCTCGTAACAGCGGGTCAGCTAGCCGAGGTGGCAGACTATTGCTTGACTGACGTCATCGCTACTTATTGTGTGTTCCTCCGCTATGAAATGGCGCGCGGCGATCTGAGGCAAGCCCATTTCGACGCGTCCATGGACAACCTTCGGTCAACCATTCAGAGGCACATTGAGCAGAGGCCGCTCCTGTCAGCGTTCCTCTAA
- a CDS encoding P-loop NTPase, with product MATTAAELKARPRAAALPPAVKRVALVANEKGGVGKSVFTRTLVDYLRTKGKRVAAYDADGSVGATARVLGTRDANGAIERVQNPVEGIGYYNGRADDERNILLDSIESGEKLYVHDLAGGLLADLTRIVDGGEGLDGLLDAFEAHSYKLTVFHVISPDVGAAQSVARWLSLIGDRADHVAVINLKHGRPPSDFPFWYGFTDAKGLAKGGKTREKLLASGGVEIEFPSLPAGTFAKLDAENIPFTRADKAGLLTITERAHVAKFLRDFAAALSPAIPFLGL from the coding sequence ATGGCGACAACTGCTGCCGAACTCAAAGCCCGCCCTCGGGCTGCCGCCTTACCTCCCGCGGTCAAGCGCGTGGCTCTCGTCGCCAATGAGAAGGGCGGCGTAGGCAAGTCCGTGTTCACGCGGACGCTGGTCGATTATCTTCGTACCAAAGGAAAGCGAGTCGCCGCTTATGACGCCGATGGCAGTGTAGGCGCAACGGCGCGGGTTCTCGGCACCCGGGACGCCAATGGCGCTATCGAGCGCGTCCAAAATCCCGTGGAAGGCATCGGCTACTACAATGGTCGGGCCGATGATGAACGGAACATTCTTCTGGATTCCATCGAGTCAGGCGAAAAGCTCTACGTTCATGATCTCGCGGGCGGCCTCCTGGCCGACCTCACGCGGATTGTCGATGGCGGCGAAGGGCTGGACGGCCTTCTCGATGCCTTCGAGGCGCACAGTTACAAATTGACGGTTTTCCATGTTATTTCCCCTGACGTGGGCGCGGCGCAATCGGTCGCACGTTGGCTCAGCCTGATCGGCGACAGGGCCGACCATGTTGCCGTCATCAATCTCAAACACGGAAGGCCGCCGAGCGACTTCCCCTTCTGGTACGGCTTCACCGATGCCAAAGGCTTGGCAAAAGGTGGCAAGACCCGCGAAAAGCTGCTGGCTTCCGGCGGCGTCGAAATAGAATTCCCTTCTCTGCCCGCTGGAACATTCGCAAAATTGGACGCAGAGAACATCCCTTTCACGCGCGCCGACAAGGCGGGGCTCCTGACGATTACTGAACGGGCGCATGTCGCCAAATTCCTTCGCGATTTTGCGGCGGCGCTGTCACCTGCGATTCCGTTTCTGGGGCTTTGA